The Bacteroidia bacterium genomic sequence AAATTCTGAAGTGTTCTGAATTGTCTCAGTAAATAATTTTAAATTTTCCGGAATAGGGCTTTTCCATTTTTTTTCTATTACTTTGGAATCAAATTGAGTTGGAGCCTTAAAGAAATATTCAGAAATATTGGCAATGTCTTTCCAGAATGTTACTTTTTCTTTTGTCAGACTTACTACTTTTGTTAAATATTCTAAGTTGGTTTGAATCCCCTTTGACTGCAATATCGGTAACAATGCTTCAGCTATATTTTCATTTGAGCGCTGCATTAAATATTGATGGTTAAACCATTTTGCTTTGTCAATATCAAACTTAGCTCCGTTCTTACTGATTCGTTCAAGACTAAACGCATGAATAAGTTCATCGATTGAAAATATTTCTTGGTTATCGGAAGGATGCCATCCTAATAAAGCAAGGAAATTGATTACTGCTTGAGGCTCATATCCGTTTTCTCTATATCCTGATGAAACTTCTTCGGTAATAGGGTCTTTCCATTCAAGAGGAAATACAGGAAATCCCAGTCTGTCTCCATCTCTTTTACTCAGTTTGCCATTTCCTTCAGGCTTTAAAATTAATGGGAGATGAGCAAATTGTGGCATGGTTTCTTTCCATCCAAGGAATTTATATAATAACACATGCAACGGTGCAGATGAAAGCCATTCCTCGCCTCTGATAACATGCGTGATTTTCATTGTGTGGTCATCCACGATATTAGCCATGTGATAGGTTGGCATTCCATCATTCTTCATGAGGACTTTGTCGTCTAACTGTGCAGTATTAAAACTGACCCAACCTCTGATTAAATCATTGAATCTCACTTCCTCCTTTCTTGGCAATTTTACTCTCACAACATAAGGTTCACCGGCTGCTATACGTTGTTTTACTTCATCAGCTGATAAAGTCAGTGAGTTTTTCATGCTCATTCTGCTTGTGGCATCATATTGCGGACTCATGCCACTGTCTTTCAGACGTTGACGCATTTCTTCTAATTCCTCAGGGGTGTCAAATGCATAATATGCATTACCTGATTCAATAAGTTGGTCAACGTAAGCTCTGTACATTGGTTTTCGGTCGCTTTGGCGATATGGACCATATTCGCCCCCTATATGAACACCTTCGTCAAAACTGATTCCCAACCATTCTAAGGATTCAACAATATATTTTTCTGCTCCGGGAACAAAACGAGTTTGGTCGGTGTC encodes the following:
- the gltX gene encoding glutamate--tRNA ligase, whose protein sequence is MNQVRVRFAPSPTGALHIGGVRTALFNFLFAKKHNGVNILRIEDTDQTRFVPGAEKYIVESLEWLGISFDEGVHIGGEYGPYRQSDRKPMYRAYVDQLIESGNAYYAFDTPEELEEMRQRLKDSGMSPQYDATSRMSMKNSLTLSADEVKQRIAAGEPYVVRVKLPRKEEVRFNDLIRGWVSFNTAQLDDKVLMKNDGMPTYHMANIVDDHTMKITHVIRGEEWLSSAPLHVLLYKFLGWKETMPQFAHLPLILKPEGNGKLSKRDGDRLGFPVFPLEWKDPITEEVSSGYRENGYEPQAVINFLALLGWHPSDNQEIFSIDELIHAFSLERISKNGAKFDIDKAKWFNHQYLMQRSNENIAEALLPILQSKGIQTNLEYLTKVVSLTKEKVTFWKDIANISEYFFKAPTQFDSKVIEKKWKSPIPENLKLFTETIQNTSEFKAQQIESNFHSFAERNDLNPGSMLQPLRVAVSGQAGGPPLFEMLELLGKDTVINRLNWAIANIHPATQS